A window of Aricia agestis chromosome 10, ilAriAges1.1, whole genome shotgun sequence genomic DNA:
gtttaatgtttatttacaatAGTTATGCATAACGTATTTGAGTTACTAAGACAAGTCTTAACATATTTATAGTAAGTGTGTGTTTCCAATGACCAAGAAATTAAAAGCTTATTTTGCGCGTGCTAAGatcggtaataataataattaatcgaaaggaaaaataaaaaaaattgataaagtgTGAgccggactcacgcacgaagagttccgtaccgttatagagcggaAGTTGGCAAAaacttgtgtttttttgtatgggagcccacgttaaatatttattttattttaattttattatcaattgttaaattacaaatataattcaggattttgtgaataatccaagttgccattattgacaaggagcaaaaaaggccaaaaaatcacctTTGTTATaattatgagagccccccttaaatattaattgtattttgtttttagtatttgttgttatagcgagtGGCAACAGAAAAACATAaactaaataatcggccaagtgcgagtcggattcgcgcacgaagggtcccgtaccgctaaaaagcaaaaatttgtatgggagctcccattttttttaatgttgattaattttattttgtttttagtatttgttattatagcgggaatagatatacacaatttgtgaaaatttcagaagtctagctatagcagttttagagataaagcctggagacagacagacagaccgttTTTaatctttgggtacggaaccctaaaaaacataaaataaattttagaaaTTCAGCTACAGctgttcttaagatacagcttagagacagacagacatatagacagacagacagactagcTATaactgttcttgagatacagcctggagccagacagacagacggacagacatcgaagtcgcagtaataataataatatggtcccGTTTAAATACGGTCTTTGGGTATGGAACACTTAAAACGCTTGAACCTGAAACCGAGCATACCACCCCACTCGGTCGAAAGATCTTTGAGGCTCTCAAACATATTCCCagagtgtcaactgtcaattgactgtcaaccaagttttgttgattgcaGAACCCTTAAACGGAACCCTAAGGCGCTGATTTTTGTATAATAGTTAGGTTAATATGTAGTTATATAATttgagtaacattgtcctacaattaGAACAATCCATCATATTTTGGGACCATcacatcaaaatcctttctatctctgttagctaccactttcgagaagaaattgttgttcgtcttatcaaaatgaagctacgcATGAaaaattagatattataaatagttagatatcatgaaaattgatactaattaaaaaatatgttttactaactatataatataatcacaaaaCAGGCCTTTGCTATGTCTTATTAAATACGATAATGAATGCACCATGTGGCAGGAATACCTACCATGTTACGGGCAATAACCCCTTGAATGGCACAATTTTTTGCAATATTCAGTCTATTTACAGTTTTACACGTTGAAATTGCGATAAAGTGAAAAATGTGTGTATGTTGGACGTATCATgtgactataataattttaatatataaaactcaaagttgACTGACTGGTGGTGGAAGTGGTGGAGGTGGtagctgttatgacgtaggcatccgctaagaaaggattttgatcaattctacccccaaggggttaaaataggggatgaatgtttgtatataataaaacccgaagccgcgggcagaagctcgtattttatttaatatattataatcatgaCAATAGAAAGGTGTGCGTAAGTGATGTGAATGAGTATTATCAGAGGTAATGTAaagtttgtatcgatacaaacgaatGGACGCCTTGTATTGTAAATAGCAAAACACGTTATTTATACTTGTGAAATATTGTAttagtttaaagttttaattatggACAAAGAGTCAGAGTTTCGAGTAAAATAATATGCTATAAAGGTTTTCTTGGtaactaaaatataagtaagtacaaaAGCCAAGTAATTACACACTACACTTTTCTTTTTTCGATAGCAATTTGGCTAATTTAAAAGTGCAGTGACCGAGGTCGCTAAAATAGCAATATTGGTTACTACActtctaattatttattatcataaagGAATAcatcttaataatatattacaatcTCGTGTCACTCTGTTTTTGTCAAACTCCTAAACGTTTGTTAAGTCAGCtagtacttacatacataaaacTATCTTAACGCCTACAAAACAACGGTAGACAAAAATATAATCTCTGGCTTGCAAGTTCTTTAGTGCAGGTGCATTTTTTTGGTAAGAAGTGTCTCTTCAGAGTAGTCTTTTGTAAAAATACAGTGAAATTCCTGAAATGTCCACATAATCAATACAAAATATCTGTTTATGTGTTGCAGTCAAAACTCTTACCTAGTCAAAAGTACTATTGACTATCAAAATCAGTCAGAACTTCATTTGTGACTAAAATAACGGTTAAAAGTACTTATGCCCAGTGAAGTTGGTTAAAAGTACTTTTAACTATGTGATTCAGTCAAAAGTGGTTTTGACTGGTTGTATCAGTCAAAACTCCTAAAGAGTGAGAAAAAGCGAAGAGTGGATTATAAAAGATACTAATGAATAACTCAACATTaaaatgaaacataaaaatataatatgaatctctttaaaacaaaatattttccataaatcattttaattttcgaGCTGTCTGATACGTTAATTTGGGTCGGAAAACGTGGCACCGGTTTTTCTAAGCACAGTTTTAgagttccgtgcccaaaggataaaaacggaaCATTATTACTAAGAGTTCGAtgtctttctgtccgtctgacTGTCTCAACGTTGCAACGCAGCCTATGTTGCTATGGTTGCTATCAACCAGTTGTGTTAGGTCGTTCGCAAGGACAAGATAGCAGACATGGTATGCAGTaggtatgcgcagtacacaagagcagtctctattccttcactctcataaccctgtgggacggaagaccgacccaactagcgagagatcaggcgcaggaccgactttttacatgcctatccgacgcatggatcatcttacttgtcagaaccaaacttggaaataacatgtttccaacccgggaatcaaacccacaatctccgagtcgagagccacgctctcaCGCTGGGTTGGAAAGGTATGATATGTATCAcgcggagatgatatctgcgtctcggttaaaaagagtctcaaggtggtaatggacgggaTAAAGGTAGTAGTGTCCCCTGATGTTACAGAAGTCCATGTTTAAcatcgaggggggtgcctttgtgtgttctctcttgccccgagcagattagAAAGCAGTTTTGCatctccccagaatacgagccttacgaggggcagcctggacgtccacacTCAGTTCCAGGGGTCCCTGAGCACGAACGTCCAGAGAGGAATTCTGTTTGACTAAGAGCGTCAGTCAAAAGTACTTTTAATCGAAAATTTTTAGTTAAAAGTACTAATAACCAATAATTTTCGGTCAAAAtcacttttttttaagtatttattccattattttacaacattattaattgcgatcttaacattataatataaaaaaaccattgaaaataaaataatttgcatgttgtaattgtctagattaaggtttttatgttatcgagctgaataaagtacattattattatgtccttatcctaaaaaccgccaaactgcaTTTCAGTTTGTTGGCGATATTTGTAAcacaagtaatataatattatatgttataaatcaacttaatacttaataataaacttaaaaaacaattattattaaattcaataacaaaatatttttctttttttttactttttttgacCAACCTGTTTAGTCAAAAGTAGTTTTGACCGATTTTGTTAGTCAACTTTTACTTTTGTCTGGTTAAGAGTTAGTAGTAGTAACATGTAGAGTAATGACGTTATATTATAGGTTTGATTTCCAAAATAATTAAGTGCCTTTAAGGTGTATCCACGTAGTCTTAACCCTATTAAAAGTGGCTAAGGTACACAAGTATTCCTGAATATAGTATTAGTATAATTGTTAACAATAATGGCATTTCAagattcattatttttatttgatgtcataaaaatactaataaattatttataatttatcattTCCATAAACTATAAAGGTCGCCGCTGATGCTATcgcaaaaattaatattaattagtttatcCTGTCACTGAATTATTAcctaaaataaatgataaattaCAACATACttaaatggaaaaaaaaaatacagaaatacaATATCAGTAAAAGTTCATACCACAACATTTGCACTCcaattttacttattttcataaaacattaataagtactgatttgtttctttttttggtCAAGttcaattcatattttataaaatggtATCCCCATAATTTATGTGGATGGTTTATTTCTTTCATCTTGCTTgcgttttgtaaaaaataattttggcgaTTTTTATCTATATTAGGTACTTATCATCTTTATGGCTCGCTAAATTACACGGCATGAGCGCTTCGTCGtcctaataataattactatagctTTAGGACTTTTACGtcggtaaaaaaatatccttttctgttattatactatattgATGTCCGCattaagtcgcgggcaacagcttattaaaataatacgttTTAACGCGAACGAAGCTGCGGGTTAAAGCTATATTACTAGCTTTTACCCGCAGCTTATATTTATATTCTGGACGTAGATGACAAAAACTTTTGAATCCGTACTGCATTGCGCCTTAGATTTGTGTGTACTATTTAAGTTCTATGAAAACACATTATCGTACGCTATTTAAAAAGCGGCAAAGCTTTGATGTATTCAAATTTATATTAGGACAAAGCTAGATTAAAGCTTGCGCTCACACCGATTGGCTTTCAAAAGGTGTCGTCTTGTGAGAGTGTGAATAATTTTACATCAATAACGCATTAGCAGTTGTGTGGAATAAATATGTGATGTTTAATTGTCCGACCGCATTTTATCGCAAATGTCCTGCGCTATTTATCGGGAGTGTAGAGagtgtttaaaatttaaaacaagtatttaaggtgtaaaaaattaagtgtaatattataacaatcgtTCATTGAATGAGTCGTCAGTGTTTTGGTCTTGTGTTTATATCCGAAGTTTTGGTTTGACACTACAATAGCATAATGGAcgatagttttaaataatatcagtTGCTCagtattatttcataataattgatgTCGACTAGTAAAGAGGACGGAGAAGAATAAAATGGATACTAACACAAAAACCTCCCAGCTAGACAAGGAACAAACGGTACCCCTCAAAGATGGAACAGAGGATGTCCAGACACTCACGTTTGTGGAAAAACTAAAACACGTAAGAAACAATATAACAGTGGAGCCAGCGCTGGCCCTGTTCATAGTGCCCAGTGTGCTGGCAGTACTCGCGGCACAAAATCTGAATTTGGATAAAGCGTGTAGGGTGAATCTGGGTTTTAATGATAGCGCCTGTACAGCGCTAAATTTGAGGAAGCGCGCCAACTTCAGCCACGAGGAGGATGAAGTGCAGAAGCTGATAGCATCCGTGCAAGCGTGGAAGAGCGTGGTCCATACTTCTGTGCCCACAATATTAATGCTATTCGTCGGAGCTTGGAGCGACAAGACGGGACGGAGGAAGATATGTTTGCTTATGCCGATATGCGGCGAGCTGCTGACGTGCATACTCAATATGATAAACACGTACTTCTTCTACGAAGTCTCCGTGGAATGGACGACCTTCATGGAGGTCATATTCCCGTCACTGACGGGCGGATGGTACACGATGATATTGGGAGCGTACAGCTACTTGGGGGATATCACGTCGAAAGAGGCGAGGACGTTTCGATTCGGGGTGTTGAGTTTGTGCATGTCGGTGGGATTCCCCATTGGGATGGGGGCGAGCGGTGTCCTGCTGCGGTACACCGGATATTATGGGGTGTTCGGGTTGTCCGCACTGATACACCTGTTCAACTTTGTCTACATTCTATTCTCTATAAGAGATCACAGAAAGGAGACTCTATATCTCAAGGTATTCTTCAGTTCTTTTCGTAGGAAAATTAAGTAACCAATTTTCGTAATCTATTCCCTTATCTTAGATCACAAGCACGTGATCCGTTCGTATAATACATAGATATAAGAAACAAACGGTGGTTTAATATTTCTATGGTATAAAAGGAGCTTAGTATTTTGTATTTGATACAAAatactataatttttattatagtaaAATTGTATATACTTCacaggaaaatcgttataacctttaaactatctgacttagagcattgaaataaagaatttatgtaAGATTAAAACCTCTTATATTcctttaaaacaaaaaagaaccagtttaatgcgcaaaatttttcataaaaagccattacttaaaaaatacacaattttttttcttaaactttggtttttttatgttaaattccacgaaatttacaacattttgcctgtgtaagcgtagtccacaagcttagctatcaaatgagaccttcttatattcataggatatttacatgagaagtactggtcagattagtgtgaaagaaaagaaaaaaactaaaatggctgccattttacaaccgtgagagagagaaaaaattggagagctaatttgtcgataaaatatgccatagatcatgacattaaaggatcggacaccggtgtcgggacacattgtataatatataatatatacgagCAACACTAATATTGCTGCCTGGGGTCATATCATGTCTAGTACAGGCCACAGGGTAAACTGAAATATACCAGGAATGGTTTTGGTGATTGACATAAAGTAAATTGAACGCATATAAAATCAATTCCAAACCACGAGGCGATTTAGACCATAGATTTATTGACAAAACTTTATTTGTATGGAATTTAGTGACTGGCGATGCGGTTTAAGCCATAGCATTTTTGTAACACGGGTAGGGCATTTTACAGATATTATACTCATGCTGATTTGGTCAAACACGCGGGCTTGGATTATcattttttactagatgacacccgcaatttcgttgcgcaaaaaactcgtttatcgcgcgggaa
This region includes:
- the LOC121730856 gene encoding proton-coupled folate transporter-like, whose translation is MDTNTKTSQLDKEQTVPLKDGTEDVQTLTFVEKLKHVRNNITVEPALALFIVPSVLAVLAAQNLNLDKACRVNLGFNDSACTALNLRKRANFSHEEDEVQKLIASVQAWKSVVHTSVPTILMLFVGAWSDKTGRRKICLLMPICGELLTCILNMINTYFFYEVSVEWTTFMEVIFPSLTGGWYTMILGAYSYLGDITSKEARTFRFGVLSLCMSVGFPIGMGASGVLLRYTGYYGVFGLSALIHLFNFVYILFSIRDHRKETLYLKDTSKGRVLGFLKDFFDFRSLRDTTHIVLKKGPNNRRLRMCLILMVVCLTFGPTWGEMSVMYIFTRYRFNWNEIMYSIYSTYALITHAVGTMFSISIFSKRLEMDDAVLGIISTFSKMAGSVILAFARTNNEIYAVPIVEILNGTTNIALRSIASKIVTQRELGKVYSLFGIAETMMPLVFAPMYSRVYILTLHVLPGAVFLLTLLATTPPFVIFIWFYRQHKQDARKTKFIIEEADNGT